DNA from Cheilinus undulatus linkage group 20, ASM1832078v1, whole genome shotgun sequence:
catagttatttacttgcattcctgaacagaaaaatgagttttagtggttgaatgttatgcttgattcatttctgacttctcagagaagcccagtgagccagctcaaatttgggtgaattcagtttgaaattcctcattcctgttcaaaatggtaaaatgtggagagctcattgaaaatgaaagagtccgcattaaagcacttcatgatgctggatggtctttgagacaaatatgacaggtggtctaataaatttgttaagcactgtacatgaacacaggaaaaaatttgcaaatacaTGAGATGGTCAGGTTTATCCACAGGGACCTCCAAAACAATGCAACAAAATTTCCTCACGGGAGCTTTATTAAGATAATATTGATATATGGCCTCAGCACACTGACCACGTCAGTATTTTGTCTCAGAACAGTAATATGATTGatgttgaaacaataaaaaataagttaaaatgtttacttattttgaatttttgaattGAACTAGGTATGTGCCTTTTTCCTTTATGCAAGTCATGGGCATTAAGAATATTCTTAATCATTCTAACAATGACGGTACAGATGTGGTTGACTGCCAATGCAGTGTGTAACCAAAACCAGTAGGTGGTGCTGATAGAAAAGAGGCTGCAAATGTTTGTGTGACCAAGCATGCTTATGCAATCAAATCACAACAGTATTGTCAGCACTGTGGGATATGACTAGAAGTATCAAATGGTATATTAATGGAGAATGATGGGGTATAACAGAGAAGAAGTGTGGGACTGAAAAAATGTACCATATTAAACTACAAGTATTTACAtttgttatattttcattttagttcaTAAATAACCCAATATTTATGGTGGCACTGCAAAATTTTGTCAGTGCATTCTGGAAATCCGTGTAAGAATGACTtgatttaatctccaaagacccaatgaacatatgaggacattacattgaTTTTTCTACAGCGCCTTATATCACAATTTTGAAATAATTGTCCAGATTTCCGTTgaagtttaaacattttcctTGAAATGTTGCCAGAGtctgctttgaaattttttggaatttccatagaaattttagggaatatttcctgaaattttcaggagtttcaCTGAAGGCTGGGGATATTTCTTTCTcagcattttcatgggaatttgggaaatttgtttgaatgtttgggagcatttatttggaaatgtttaggttttttttttaaagaaaatttagAACATACTCGTTAATTTGGGGAATTTTGATTGGGGTTTTGGAGGGgggctttgaaattttcaagtatttgtacatttttgggatTGTACTTGAAAGATTAGGGGATAATTTGAGAAATTTCAAGAATTTACATGGCATTCTTGAGGAAATCTTTACAGAAATGTTCAGGCTTTAAAATTTCACTcaaacatttggggaatatttcAAGACATTTCAGGTACATTTTTATGGAATGCTTTTAAAATATGTTGACAaattttcccacaaattttacAGCCATTTCTTGCATTTTCTTGCTTTGCCTTTACAAGTCCCTGCACTCCAATATCAAATAAGCATCACTCCACCACTCCTCTCTCAATGACTGACACCAATTCTGACTAACTGAAGACCCCAAACAACTGACCAACTAGCCGAAAACATGCTGTAAAACCTCACAAGTGTTTTACTTTCTGCAGAAGCAGGACCTTCAAGAGGTTTGTGGACATCAGTTTTGGTTAAAGCAAATCTTTTGCTCAAAGAGGCTAAACTTTTAAACTTACCAATCCCACTGATCCCaatggaaaattaaaaatgcattcccaACAGTAGCTCAGGTTTAGGAGTTAATCATAGCTGCATCATTACTACAACAATGGCAtaaaaatccccccaaatttTCCAAAGGCTTGAGATGTCAAAATGTGtagctgtgagtgtgtgagtaCAAATCTAGTccaaatgcaaaaataaatgtaaaatacagaCAAACGGTAAAAAGGATGACACCAAACACAGAgtcattttattccatttatttttctattcttactttcactgcttacctttaaattttctctttttacaaTGACTGAAATTATATTTCCCCCAGTAACAATTAGGATTAGATCTTGGGGATCTTCAAAAATAATATACAGCTGTAACCAATACTGTTATAATTTATACATTTATCTTTGAAAATAGGAATAAATTTTAAGATTCTCTTTTCTACAATATTCTCTTTTTAATCTTCCCATGTCACATAATGGCAAGCCATGCACTACTGCAGTAGTGATGTTTGTGCCTTGAGCAGACTTTCTTTGGACACTGGAAgtgagtgtgagagagaaaaagaaatcacaaaaaaatgacaattgatatttacagtttaggTTTCATCATTATAATTTAACAAACTGACAGTCACGTGGTCAGTGCGTTTTCCCAGGGCTCATCATCAGGTGAGTTTAGAGGCAAAGTTAGAGACACAGAGGCACAGTGTTTAGACTAGCAGGCCTGTTTTCATTTCCTTTAAGGGCTGTTGATTTATGATTCTTTAGCGAGAGGGAAATCATCCCCGGAGCATGACAACAGACCCTGATAGATAAAATGATCAGTTTCCAGTTGAAGCATCCGTCTTTGGTCGTTTTGAAAGCAGGATAAATTTGGTTAAAGTGCTAATGCGGGAATGTTTAGTCAGCTCTGTGGTCTCACTGTCCAGTTATTGTGTTGCCTGTCCCTGAACCATCAGCTGTCAAAAGCAGACACTTGAATAAAATGCAGGAGAAGTAAGTGTAGTACAGCCTGCTGTGTTCAAGTGTCAGTTAATCTTTGTAATGCAAAAATGATTCATCTCTACAAAGAATAAAATCTGTTGGGGCAAACCTTCACTTAAAGGCAGGACACTGAACTCAGTGAGCCAGGTTTGTGAGGTTTTAAGTGTCACGTGTTTTTGAAACCTACGTCTTCACTGGTGGAAATTATATCTAATGATTTGTCAGTCGAACACAAGTCTTAATGAGAgatacacagaaataaaaatgtgttttcatgcaGTACCTGACTCCATCTAGGAAGACAATCTGCACTCTCATCTATCTTTACAGAACCCTGAAGAGGTCATCATCACGGAAGAGTGTGGCGACCTCGACCAAACTGTGTGGGCATTTTGACTCCCTACAACATAATACAACACATCTTTCAGTCCCATCAATCCAGCTTCCTCTCCTGATTACATTCTCAGTAGAACAGATCACAGATTGTGAGTTGTTTGTGTCAAATGATGAATAAATATATCTGCatgaacacaaaaaacaaaagaacccCAACAGATACTGTACACGCTACATGCTAGAGAAGAATACAGGCAGCTGTCCCTCAGCGTAAGACAACAAGAAGAAATGTTCCTTTCTTCATACTATAAAAATACCTAGAATCTAGAATGAGTGTAGAAAAACTTTACATGTACAAGTCATTTACATCCAAGGCCATTTTTTTCCCGTGGAGTGGCAGGTGAAGAGGAGGAGCGGTGAGATTTGATGTGAAGAGGGTGAAAAATAGGAGATTCTTCTTAGCATACTGGTGCCATGCGGTTTGGACAAAAACAACCTCCTCCATCAGGATTTCTGGCAGCGAGTAAATCCACTTAAGTCCAGTTTTTTAGTGTCCCAAGTATTGTGAGATGGCTGCAAGGTACCGATAAGCATGGCAACAGTCAAATTCAGTCTTTGAAAAAGCAGAATAAGGAGCAGGTTTGCTTTGTCTGCCCTCCACCAATGTCTATTTTCTCACTCAGCGTTATTGCTACCAAGTCCGCCACATCTCCCTCCGTGTCagcattacattttaaaagtatcaaCAGTCAGTAAAACAGCACAAATCAACTCCCGATGGCTGGAAAAATACCGCCTGCAAATGGAAAAGTCTTCAGAGACGGctacatgtttttcttaacaTTTCCAATCAATCATGGCATCAAATTAGTGTATTTGTCTTCATTAAGATGAGGAGAATGTCAGAAAATCCTGCATACTATTATCTTTAAGCAGGCATCTTCGCTTACAATTTGAtcccttcacaataaaaaattaaatcaaaacaaaacgtAGTGCAAAAGTACAACAATTTGATTACCCACAATTCAGTTTCACAACAATAAATCATTGTGCAGAAACAATAAATGGTTACCTGGATAAGCTTGCCCTCTATCACTCAGCAGAAGAACACTGGAATCAGGTGGGCTGTACTTAAACATGCAATGTACTACATTTCCCAGAATCCCTCAGTTTCTCTTCATGCATACTTCAAGTGTTTGGAGAATTTTTAAAGTGACATGTGAGTATGAACTGGCTATATGGTGTGATATGCTTGACTTACCGAACATCTGTGCTAGGGAATGATGGGAAATGTAGTACTTTTTTGTCATTGGAGGTTTCCAGCCCAGCTGAGCTCCAGGACCCTGTTTCATTGCAAAAAAGGTAATGATAACATGATGAGGCAAAGTATAAATGACAAAGTTCTTCGTTTTTGATGTTAAAGATTACATTAATAAAGAAGCCTCATgaagacatgcatccatacattgaATAATTCTTCCTTTTCTCAGGCTAACAGCTAAATTTGGCCTAATTTCCTCAGATCTTGACAGCTTTTTTgttatcttttctttttgtttcttcttgtgACAGAGTTAAtgttagttgttttctttaggTTTTGAGGAATTATAGGAAATCACcatcatataaaaaaaatgtgttgttttcttaagCTAACAACTGCACGTCACTAATCAAATGTATCAATGTATGTCTGCTTTGAGCTTCTGCATACTTCATCTTCTGTTACTGATGCTTTATGAAAGCCTTCATataacaaagcaacaaaaatacacaccacacacaaacgcacacaaaaaataaaccctTCGGGCATTTCTCATCCTTGACCCCCAGAAATGTCCCTCACTTGGGTTCACTGGAAAGACAGTGGACACAGTTAAAAGGACACAGCAAGCTTTAAGAGGAATTCAAGAGAGAAACTTCAGCTGTGATCCCCTGACCAAAGCGTCATACGGCTTCCTCATGACTCAGCACAGCTTAGGAGATCACAGCTCCCCATCCCACTCTGAGGCATGTGGTGTATGATATTGATAATGAATACTTTGATCACCTTTTTAAGGCCTTTCGGTACTGTCTGATAATTTTTAGCTTCATCACTTTTCGGGGGGAGGGGGTCTTTATGATACTGACTTCTTGTGCACATTTACACGCTCACTCACTCAGCACAGGAGACTCAGGTCCCTCTAGCCACATACATGGAAATCACCGGAACCCGAGTgtacagagacaaacacagacTCACAGGATAtctaacaaaaaaatacaccaaGAGCAACCAGCTTCTTAGAAATCTTAAATCCTTCTTTTTAAGGGGgaaatgttgcttttttccAAAGTGATAATTTACATCTTCATTTGGTAGTTTTCAAGTCTCCAATATATTCAACAGCCCGAGGAGTCTCTGTGTGCGTAGATCATCTGGCTGCATGCCGTCTATTTAACCTCTAGGATGGAGGGGTTTGACTCCATGATGGCCACAATGATTTTGTCGATGTAGTCCTGGAGTCTGTAGTTGATCTCCTCTTGTTTGTGAATAGCCTCCATCAGCTGGAAACAGAAACTTGAGTCAGTGGAGGAAGTAATGGCAACAGCCTGACAACTGAACATGACctgttttaacagatttttcatACAGATTTTTCACTATCCTTTTAGGTACCAAAAACTAAAGAGATGGTGGCTGACTTCATTGAAATATCATAATACAAAAAAGTACAAGGAGTTTTATTCTAATTCTAATTTTATTCTATGTCAatattttgaaggattttttgtcacagaatgctTGTTTATCACTTTCTAGTCCCCCAGATATGGGACAAAAAGTTAACGCAAAAAGTCTTAGTCATAATTGTTTGTaatctttgagctttaaattaagtttttccttttgtctttatagtcctatagctttttaaaattcaagtgaaacTACTGCAGCACATGTATCCTTAAAGCTCAGCTTgttctgaaaaaacaaaaacaaaaaacagatgtttagagcttgactgtgcaccacagggttgatgttttacaagctttttaagacagtaagtccaggtgagacaaaacagttaaaaatatctTAGGGCCTGAAGAGTTATCTATTTAACTCAGGGCTCACAACAAACCAAAGCATCTGCTCTTTGAGTTGCTGCTCTCTGGCTGCCAATAAATTCTACCAACATGAAGGATGGACTAACCACACCCCTAACTCCGTCTGTGTTTAAATCTAGGGGTAGGGTGTCCCAATTCTTGATGGAGAAGAGGGGTAAGAGGAAGTGCTAGGGCTACATGGCCTTTCAAACAGATATCAAAAATAACTGCTCAGtgcttttttcattgtttttatgatgGATTGTGCGATACTGTTAGCTATTATCAAGCAAGATGCCTCTCGGTTTTAAAAAGAATTCCTTTATCACAGATATTACATATCCTATATAATATATATTCTTAAGTGTTTTCTAAACCTACCTCTGCACGAGACACAGAGTTGATCTCAGCTGCCAGGGAGTCGGAGAAGGAGGCCGACATCAAGTTCTTTGCACCCTGGATGCTCAGGTTGATAATCTGGCCATTCAGCTCATCGTTCTGCTCCTTTAAACTGCGGTTGTCCTGTAGAAATTCACAAAATGTAACATCCTGAAAAAGGACTGGATTGATCCCATATCATTCTGTTATTTCAAATCAGTCTGGTTAGTATGGCAGAATGAGAGAAGGCTGCGTACGTAAAGTGATGCAGAGTATTGAGGATAATCTACACAGTTACCATACCTGTTTGAGTCGTTTGATCTCCTGCTCCAGCTCTGCCTCACGTGTGCGGGTCTGATATTCCTGCAGCCCTGCTCCAGGTGTGCGCCCTCTTTTTGCTTCAGCTTCTAACTTGTACAGCTGTAGGTGCTCCAGCTGTTTACGCAAGTCTTCAATGAGCTATGGGCCAACAGATCAAGACAAATCCGtcattttaagttttcaagTATTGTCTTAATAAAGACAGGAGCAGCTGGAACATGAAACTGATGCCTAACTGTACCCTGTACGGTAGTATTTTGTATGCAGTatcctgtttgttttgtatatAGACAACTATGCCTGATATGCCTGACCTCCTGTGtgctctccttctccttctgGCTCTGGTGGCGCTCATGGCTCAGCTTGTCGCCCATTTTCCTGCGAGACTCAATTTCATCCTGTAGCCTGTCAGACATAGATTCTGTCTCATCCTGGAGCTTTCTCTTCTCCTggaaacacacaaaacacataACAAGCACACAAGTATTAAATTTTTAAGACAGAAAAGTATTGAATGTATTGAAAAAGACTGGTAGGAGCAAGAGAGGGATATCATGGCTCTTACCTCTTCTAGTCTCTCGATGTTTGCTCGTAAACAGGGGACACATGACCTCAACTCACTATTCTCCTCATCCAGCTGCTGCACCCTgagttaaaaacacaaaaatacaatgCCTTTACATGAACATATGCTCTTTTTGTTTGGATTAAACAAAactacagtggaaaaaaatgtcccACATTCAGTGGCAGCTAAGTGCCAGAAGGTGGCAGTGTAGTGCAGCATTTCCACTTACAAACAGGATGTCAAATGCTGGCTTCATAGtttatgaatattttaataTACTGTGAAGTTTaagataattaaaaacaaaaggaaggAAATGATGCAGACTACTTAAGCTTTGGATATATAGTTTATATTCTGACAAGGTATCAAAACAATCCCAATTAAAAACACCTTGTTTTTCCACacacagggaaaaaaattaatctgTTAAAGGCAGCTACGAATGTGCAGCTCTTCAATCTAAATATATCTTTGTCCATTTACCTGGCTTGCAGGTTTTCCAGCTCTagtcccctctctctctccagtttAACTAGAGCCTCTTTGTGACGCCGGGTCTCCTGCTGTAGTTGCTCGTCAGCGTGGAGCTCCTGCTCCTTCAGCTGTTCCTCCAAAGCGTTGGCCCGATGCACTAGCTGAAGGTTCTCCTGACGCAGCCGTGCATGCTGCTCCCCTGATGCCTCTGACTCTTTTTCCAGCTCAGCCACTCGACGCTCAAGGAGGAGAACCTGGAGAAAGGAAAAACTGCTGATGTGTCTGTGCAACTATCAATGTTAAACATAGGTATGAATGTGTGCAAACAGAGGGCTGTTAAGGATTTACTCAGACGAGCACTTACCTTATCAGTGATGTCATTGTCAGCGAGCTCCAGGATGTCCCGCGTCAAGTCACTCATTGTCTCCAGAGTCATGGAGCTGTTCTGAAGGAGATGCCTGTACATGAAAAGACC
Protein-coding regions in this window:
- the rab11fip3 gene encoding rab11 family-interacting protein 3 isoform X3, which translates into the protein MLTVGELKLKHWATTESGPAMTETDIVKDLTKFLDPSGLGVISFEDFHRGISAISNGGPEPQLYNVNYSPGDGAVGCPEEYDEQNEVTDSAYLGSESTYSECETFTDEDTGALVPPEMHEDVETDSGIEATLHDPEDAGNRFSLNSELHNHSLVTVISGEEEHFEDFGESNTSELLLESSVEGTEGEANSTLEQPAEKVNGSLLSPSAPAPLPDCFQSFLREEALDFFCSQCHKQISRLEDLSTRLNFLEMTSAGKRLSSKKVARHLLQNSSMTLETMSDLTRDILELADNDITDKVLLLERRVAELEKESEASGEQHARLRQENLQLVHRANALEEQLKEQELHADEQLQQETRRHKEALVKLERERGLELENLQARVQQLDEENSELRSCVPCLRANIERLEEEKRKLQDETESMSDRLQDEIESRRKMGDKLSHERHQSQKEKESTQELIEDLRKQLEHLQLYKLEAEAKRGRTPGAGLQEYQTRTREAELEQEIKRLKQDNRSLKEQNDELNGQIINLSIQGAKNLMSASFSDSLAAEINSVSRAELMEAIHKQEEINYRLQDYIDKIIVAIMESNPSILEVK